A single Actinomadura algeriensis DNA region contains:
- a CDS encoding sensor histidine kinase, which yields MMNRRVLSAASMWCAALLYPVVVFVTFANASSGYRELEVLLTAVLTVLVLGMLARWPLPAFAVLLLGWTAGMLGDQNGAVLLLHVLVTDAGVAYVASVRARWVSLSVAAVTLLVQSGCAALFIYMDETLLLSVLLALVVVWTAGNSVRTRRVHAAALRVRETERAVAEERLRIARELHDMVAHSVGIIAIQAGVGGRVIATQPAEARKALAAIEATSRDTLASLRRMLTGLRKEGALGPAPGLDDLDRLAAATCDAGVRVDVRRTGAPRELPSDVDLCAYRVVQEALTNVVRHAGVETCRVTVGYRDDGLEIEIEDEGSGGVVGAGFGIVGMRERVALLRGELTAGPRPGGGFRVAARIPA from the coding sequence ATGATGAATCGCCGGGTTCTGTCGGCGGCGTCGATGTGGTGCGCGGCCCTGCTGTATCCGGTCGTCGTCTTCGTCACGTTCGCGAACGCGTCGTCGGGCTACCGGGAGCTGGAGGTGCTCCTGACGGCCGTGCTGACGGTGCTGGTCCTCGGGATGCTGGCGCGGTGGCCGCTGCCGGCGTTCGCGGTGCTGCTGCTGGGCTGGACCGCCGGGATGCTGGGGGACCAGAACGGCGCGGTCCTGCTGCTGCACGTGCTGGTCACCGACGCCGGAGTCGCGTACGTCGCGTCGGTGCGGGCGCGGTGGGTGTCGCTGTCCGTGGCCGCGGTGACGCTGCTCGTGCAGTCCGGGTGCGCCGCGCTGTTCATCTACATGGACGAGACGCTGCTGCTGTCGGTGCTGCTCGCGCTGGTGGTCGTGTGGACGGCCGGGAACTCGGTGCGGACGCGGCGGGTGCACGCGGCGGCGCTGCGGGTGCGGGAGACCGAGCGGGCCGTCGCGGAGGAGCGGCTGCGGATCGCGCGGGAGCTGCACGACATGGTGGCGCACAGCGTCGGGATCATCGCGATCCAGGCCGGGGTCGGCGGACGGGTGATCGCCACGCAGCCGGCGGAGGCGCGCAAGGCGCTGGCCGCGATCGAGGCGACGAGCCGGGACACGCTCGCGAGCCTGCGGCGGATGCTGACCGGCCTGCGCAAGGAGGGCGCGCTCGGCCCGGCGCCGGGACTGGACGATCTCGACCGGCTCGCGGCGGCGACGTGCGACGCCGGGGTGCGGGTGGACGTGCGGCGCACGGGCGCGCCGCGGGAACTGCCCTCGGACGTGGACCTGTGCGCCTACCGGGTGGTGCAGGAGGCGCTGACGAACGTGGTGCGGCATGCGGGCGTGGAGACGTGCAGGGTGACGGTCGGGTACCGGGACGACGGGCTGGAGATCGAGATCGAGGACGAGGGGAGCGGCGGGGTGGTCGGCGCCGGGTTCGGGATCGTCGGGATGCGGGAGCGGGTGGCGCTGCTGCGCGGGGAGCTGACGGCGGGGCCGCGGCCCGGGGGCGGGTTCCGGGTGGCGGCGAGGATCCCGGCGTGA
- a CDS encoding glycosyltransferase 87 family protein produces MKRLAYTALAIELIAVALFAATYDSLDFRIYMLGGEAFSDGASLYLDRHSGLWFTNAPFAALIFAPLSALPLTIARVTWQLASVAAFAHACAVTLELAGRRPSRPVLAATVAAGLALAPMWHSLFQGQINLFLLALVMFDMKRISQGRKAGIGIGIATAIKLTPGIFILLLLVTRRTKSTAIAAAAFAACTLAAWAAGPDASRVYWLHTFFDTSRVGAPYISNQSPYGAAIRILDGAENVDGWYTFVPPLIALGGLALAAALARRGDRLAAIAVTGTTGLLVSPISWAHHWVWIVPALAVLIRDGHRITAACAYLTFAVAPMWLTPHDGGPDEYGFHGPVTLVANAYLASAIAFLAYMYARTRREHPTSTLGEREHGQRQVPSNPDNGTVDRVSGDGIRHMTAGKFP; encoded by the coding sequence GTGAAACGGCTGGCGTACACCGCCCTCGCCATCGAACTGATCGCCGTCGCGCTATTCGCCGCGACCTACGACTCACTCGATTTCCGCATCTACATGCTCGGCGGCGAGGCCTTCTCCGACGGCGCGAGCCTCTACCTCGACCGGCACTCCGGGCTCTGGTTCACCAACGCCCCGTTCGCCGCGCTCATCTTCGCGCCCCTCTCCGCGCTTCCCCTCACCATCGCCCGCGTGACCTGGCAGCTCGCGTCCGTCGCCGCGTTCGCCCACGCCTGCGCGGTGACGCTCGAACTCGCCGGCCGCCGCCCGTCCCGTCCCGTCCTCGCGGCGACGGTCGCGGCCGGGCTCGCCCTCGCGCCCATGTGGCACTCGCTGTTCCAGGGGCAGATCAACCTGTTCCTCCTCGCGCTCGTCATGTTCGACATGAAGCGCATTTCCCAAGGCCGGAAGGCGGGCATCGGAATCGGCATCGCCACGGCCATAAAACTGACCCCCGGAATCTTCATCCTCCTTCTTCTGGTGACCCGCAGAACGAAGTCCACCGCCATCGCCGCCGCCGCATTCGCCGCCTGCACCCTCGCCGCGTGGGCCGCCGGCCCCGACGCGTCCCGCGTTTACTGGCTGCACACCTTCTTCGACACCTCCCGCGTCGGCGCCCCGTACATCAGCAACCAGTCCCCGTACGGCGCGGCCATCCGGATCCTGGACGGGGCGGAGAACGTGGACGGCTGGTACACGTTCGTCCCGCCCCTGATCGCCCTCGGCGGCCTCGCCCTCGCCGCCGCCCTCGCCCGCCGCGGCGACCGGCTCGCCGCGATCGCCGTCACCGGCACCACGGGCCTGCTCGTCTCCCCGATCTCCTGGGCGCACCACTGGGTGTGGATCGTCCCGGCCCTCGCCGTCCTCATCCGCGACGGCCACCGCATCACCGCCGCCTGCGCCTACCTGACCTTCGCCGTGGCCCCCATGTGGCTCACCCCCCACGACGGCGGCCCCGACGAGTACGGCTTCCACGGCCCCGTCACCCTCGTAGCGAACGCCTACCTCGCCTCGGCCATCGCCTTCCTCGCCTACATGTACGCCCGAACCCGGCGCGAACACCCCACGTCAACTCTCGGCGAACGCGAGCACGGTCAACGTCAAGTCCCGTCCAACCCCGACAACGGCACAGTCGACCGTGTATCCGGTGACGGGATTCGACATATGACCGCTGGAAAATTCCCCTGA